In Bacillus sp. Cs-700, one genomic interval encodes:
- a CDS encoding sigma-70 family RNA polymerase sigma factor, which yields MGNKEPTNYLDLTNREAVLETIMDEYGDSVVWLAFNYLKDKDKAEDIAQEVFIICYTKLDTFNMESSLKSWVLTITANKCKDVLKSWAYRNITFAQSLLSTFKHSASEPDMVLIGSEENNELALNILKLPTKYREVIFLHYFEDLKVQEISELLSINENSVKTRLRRARILLKEMY from the coding sequence TTGGGGAACAAAGAACCAACCAATTACCTTGATCTTACCAATAGGGAAGCGGTCCTTGAAACTATTATGGATGAATATGGCGATAGTGTTGTCTGGCTTGCTTTTAATTACTTAAAAGATAAAGATAAGGCAGAAGATATTGCTCAAGAAGTGTTTATTATTTGCTATACGAAACTAGACACTTTTAATATGGAATCTTCTCTTAAATCTTGGGTCCTAACCATTACCGCTAATAAATGCAAGGATGTTCTTAAGAGCTGGGCTTATCGTAACATCACCTTCGCTCAATCACTTTTAAGTACATTTAAACACTCGGCTTCTGAGCCTGACATGGTGCTCATTGGCTCAGAAGAGAATAATGAACTTGCATTAAACATCCTTAAGCTTCCTACTAAATATCGCGAGGTTATCTTTCTTCATTATTTTGAAGATTTGAAAGTACAAGAAATCAGTGAACTGCTTTCCATTAATGAAAACTCCGTTAAAACTAGATTACGACGGGCAAGAATACTTCTTAAAGAAATGTACTAG
- a CDS encoding DUF2254 domain-containing protein codes for MNYSKTLINLRNSFWFLPVVYGFISLVVVGLSTWIDLMYISQLHGTLPKLFLSTEKVAQALYGPLVTAILTMTTISFSSIMVVLTTYSSQFSPRTLQDFISDRFTQHVLGVFVAGFNFALVNMLLLTGKDSRIILSPLLTVILAITCLLFFILFIHHSATFVQVNNLIEKITRKSLYIVEKKSELYEGETFEKWDRWEESELREEDGMPIYSHKMGYIQQIPYSKLVDLATQNESIIRLDSDVGNYVKDGSRIATVWIKGSSTFSADNFLNSIAIGTERINEQDLEFSIQKLVDIALRAISPSVNDPHTAVNCTNRIGTILSKIGHTYDPKEAFFDKERNLRVLSTPKPFFQYLYKSFYQIRHYGKDDVSMLNGILDALILTADGQRKEIKADVQRFHQYLLTSIDLNDLPDLDREFLLHTSEVLNDVCK; via the coding sequence ATGAATTATTCCAAAACCTTAATTAACCTGCGTAATAGCTTCTGGTTTTTGCCAGTCGTATACGGCTTCATTTCTTTGGTGGTAGTGGGATTAAGTACATGGATTGATCTCATGTATATTTCTCAGCTTCATGGAACGTTACCTAAGCTATTTCTCTCAACTGAAAAAGTTGCGCAGGCACTCTATGGCCCGCTTGTAACGGCTATATTAACAATGACGACAATTTCATTTTCATCCATCATGGTCGTGCTGACGACATATTCATCACAATTCTCGCCAAGAACCTTACAAGATTTTATATCCGATCGCTTTACACAACATGTACTAGGTGTTTTCGTTGCAGGATTCAATTTTGCACTTGTTAACATGCTTCTTTTAACAGGTAAAGACAGTCGGATTATCCTATCACCGCTTTTAACGGTTATTCTTGCGATTACTTGTTTACTGTTCTTCATCTTATTTATTCATCATTCGGCCACGTTTGTTCAGGTAAATAACTTAATTGAAAAAATCACAAGAAAATCCCTTTATATTGTTGAAAAGAAAAGTGAGCTTTACGAAGGTGAAACGTTCGAGAAGTGGGATCGCTGGGAAGAAAGTGAACTAAGAGAAGAAGATGGTATGCCGATATATAGTCATAAGATGGGCTATATTCAGCAAATCCCCTACTCGAAATTAGTCGATCTCGCCACTCAAAATGAAAGCATAATTCGACTTGATTCTGATGTAGGGAATTACGTGAAGGATGGTTCAAGAATCGCAACGGTATGGATAAAAGGTTCTTCCACTTTTTCTGCTGATAATTTCTTGAATTCGATTGCGATCGGAACAGAAAGAATCAATGAACAGGACCTGGAGTTTTCAATACAAAAACTCGTGGATATCGCCCTTAGAGCGATATCGCCATCAGTGAATGACCCGCATACAGCAGTTAACTGTACGAACCGAATTGGTACGATCCTTTCAAAAATCGGCCATACTTATGATCCAAAAGAAGCTTTTTTTGATAAAGAAAGAAACCTTCGCGTTCTATCAACGCCAAAACCGTTTTTTCAATATCTTTATAAATCGTTCTATCAAATACGTCATTATGGAAAAGATGATGTATCCATGTTAAATGGGATACTTGATGCACTCATTTTAACCGCAGATGGACAACGTAAGGAAATCAAAGCAGATGTTCAGCGGTTTCATCAATATTTATTAACTAGTATTGATCTCAACGACCTACCAGATCTTGACCGTGAGTTTCTTCTCCATACTTCAGAAGTGTTAAATGATGTATGTAAATAA
- a CDS encoding isoprenylcysteine carboxylmethyltransferase family protein — MFIIDVLFVLLTVLWISEFVMKRGKKSTESSSSEKRSFVWILCMISLAIVGSIIFSERNLFVFNESPFTQLLGVLLYGSGIGLRYWGIQELGRFFSRNVIVERKVDLVSSGPYRLLRHPLYTGLLLTLVGLPIYIGTWGGGILSFLLLVPALLYRIRIEERMLFDSVGETYHEWGKERYRLIPFIY; from the coding sequence ATGTTCATAATCGATGTACTATTCGTTTTATTGACTGTTTTATGGATTAGCGAGTTTGTGATGAAACGAGGGAAAAAGAGTACGGAATCATCATCTTCTGAAAAGCGATCTTTTGTTTGGATTCTTTGTATGATTAGTTTAGCTATTGTGGGTTCCATTATCTTTAGTGAACGTAATCTTTTCGTCTTTAATGAATCACCGTTTACTCAATTGCTAGGGGTACTTCTATATGGAAGTGGAATTGGTTTAAGGTATTGGGGAATTCAAGAGCTAGGGCGTTTTTTTTCGAGAAACGTGATCGTGGAGCGAAAAGTCGACCTCGTCAGTTCAGGTCCTTATCGTTTATTGCGTCATCCCTTATACACAGGCTTGCTTCTTACTTTAGTTGGGTTGCCAATCTACATAGGTACCTGGGGAGGCGGGATATTATCATTTCTATTGCTTGTTCCTGCTCTTCTTTATCGAATTCGAATCGAAGAAAGAATGCTCTTCGATTCTGTTGGGGAAACTTATCACGAATGGGGAAAGGAAAGATACCGACTAATCCCTTTCATTTACTAA
- the proB gene encoding glutamate 5-kinase: MNLNDGKKRIVIKIGSSSLTSRLGDISRRKLERLVDDIVMLKDEGHEVLLVSSGAVAAGYRRLGCLERPTSLSEKQAAASIGQGLLMEAYSERFISHGYTASQILITRSDFSDRKRYNNARNTINVLLERGIVPIVNENDTVTVERLKFGDNDTLSAKVAALVSADQLIILSDIDGLYSEDPRKNPDAKLLEHVTEITPEIEESAGEPGSSVGTGGMRSKIDAVKIAMASGTPSFLGNATTKGIIYNAVHQTATGTYFTPEGQAELDNKKQWIAFNSGPEGEVIVTDKASSEISEHERSLQPVGVHYVHGHFKPGAVVKLTDMDGEEIGLGVTNYSSKHLKMIKGLSTDEISELIDISVKEAVHINDFVYHDQLAIPLGS; the protein is encoded by the coding sequence ATGAATCTAAACGACGGAAAAAAACGAATCGTAATTAAAATCGGAAGCAGCTCACTAACGAGCAGACTAGGTGACATTAGCCGAAGAAAACTAGAAAGACTAGTAGATGATATTGTCATGTTAAAAGATGAAGGCCATGAAGTTCTTCTTGTTTCATCAGGAGCAGTAGCCGCTGGTTACCGCCGTCTTGGATGCCTTGAACGGCCGACATCACTTTCAGAAAAACAGGCCGCTGCATCAATCGGTCAGGGACTGTTAATGGAAGCTTATTCAGAACGCTTCATATCTCACGGCTATACTGCTTCACAAATTCTGATTACGCGCAGTGACTTTTCTGATCGCAAAAGATACAACAACGCACGAAACACAATTAATGTTCTATTAGAAAGAGGAATTGTTCCAATTGTTAATGAAAATGACACTGTAACAGTAGAGCGTTTGAAATTTGGTGACAATGATACACTTTCAGCTAAAGTTGCTGCACTCGTAAGTGCCGATCAACTTATTATTCTTTCAGATATAGATGGGTTATATAGTGAAGATCCTAGAAAAAACCCGGATGCTAAACTATTAGAACATGTGACTGAAATTACACCAGAAATCGAAGAATCCGCCGGAGAACCTGGTAGTTCTGTCGGTACTGGTGGTATGAGATCCAAAATTGATGCTGTCAAAATTGCGATGGCTTCAGGTACACCTTCTTTCCTAGGTAACGCGACAACAAAAGGAATCATTTATAATGCGGTTCACCAAACCGCGACCGGAACGTACTTTACGCCAGAAGGTCAAGCTGAGCTTGATAATAAAAAACAATGGATTGCGTTTAATTCAGGTCCTGAAGGTGAAGTGATCGTGACAGATAAAGCAAGTTCTGAGATCTCTGAACATGAACGTAGCTTACAACCTGTAGGCGTGCATTATGTACACGGACACTTTAAACCAGGAGCTGTTGTAAAACTAACAGACATGGATGGTGAAGAAATCGGTCTTGGTGTGACAAATTATTCTTCCAAGCATTTGAAAATGATTAAAGGACTTTCTACTGATGAAATTTCCGAGCTTATCGATATATCAGTGAAAGAAGCCGTTCATATTAATGACTTTGTTTATCACGATCAGCTAGCTATTCCACTCGGCTCGTAA
- a CDS encoding glutamate-5-semialdehyde dehydrogenase: MTTLDPIQVNVKEQAKQAQGASKTLSLLTTEEKNQALLIIADELEKETDYILNENKKDLERGKEKGFTEAFMDRLSLSKERVKDFANGLREVADLEDPVGEVISDWSLDNGMQVEQVRVPLGVIGMIYEARPNVTVDATGLALKSGNAIVLKGGSNALNSNKGIVRVIHAALPKTKIPVEAVQLIATTDREATSQLFTMKEHIDVLIPRGGGALINTVVNNATVPVLETGVGNCHIYFDQSAEVDKAINILINAKTDRPAVCNAVETLIVHKKWLEENQDALEKALAENNIKIHGDDHIVVTFKDAVLADEDDWSNEYLGLEIAIKTVENTQEAIDHIEQYGTKHSEAIITEDATSASLFRNLVDAAAVYHNASTRFTDGSALGFGAEIGISTQKLHARGPMGLPALTTIKYCMTGTGQIR, encoded by the coding sequence ATGACTACTCTAGATCCAATTCAAGTCAATGTAAAAGAACAAGCAAAGCAGGCACAGGGGGCTTCCAAAACCCTCTCCCTGCTAACAACCGAGGAAAAGAATCAAGCACTACTCATTATTGCAGACGAACTTGAGAAAGAAACGGACTATATTTTAAACGAAAATAAAAAAGATCTTGAGCGCGGAAAAGAAAAAGGATTTACAGAAGCTTTCATGGATCGCTTAAGTTTATCGAAAGAGCGTGTAAAAGACTTTGCGAACGGACTTCGTGAAGTAGCAGACCTTGAGGATCCAGTTGGAGAGGTTATTTCTGATTGGTCCCTTGATAACGGTATGCAAGTAGAACAAGTTCGCGTTCCACTGGGCGTTATCGGTATGATCTATGAAGCCCGACCAAACGTAACCGTTGATGCCACTGGTCTTGCACTCAAATCAGGAAATGCGATTGTACTAAAAGGTGGATCCAACGCTCTTAATTCAAATAAAGGAATTGTTCGCGTCATTCATGCAGCACTTCCAAAAACGAAAATTCCTGTTGAAGCCGTTCAATTAATTGCAACAACTGATCGCGAAGCAACGAGCCAGCTCTTTACGATGAAAGAACACATTGATGTTCTCATTCCTCGAGGAGGTGGCGCCCTCATTAACACCGTGGTGAACAATGCAACGGTACCAGTCCTTGAGACGGGTGTCGGAAACTGCCACATCTATTTTGATCAGTCAGCAGAAGTTGACAAAGCGATTAATATTTTAATCAATGCGAAAACGGATCGTCCTGCGGTTTGTAATGCCGTAGAAACACTAATCGTTCACAAAAAGTGGCTTGAAGAAAATCAAGATGCTCTTGAAAAAGCATTAGCTGAAAATAACATTAAAATTCACGGTGATGACCATATCGTAGTTACATTTAAAGATGCTGTCCTTGCTGACGAAGATGACTGGAGTAACGAATACCTTGGTCTTGAAATTGCAATCAAAACAGTCGAAAATACGCAAGAAGCGATCGATCATATTGAACAATATGGCACAAAACACTCTGAAGCGATTATTACAGAAGATGCAACATCAGCTTCTCTATTCCGCAATCTTGTAGATGCAGCTGCTGTTTATCATAATGCATCAACTCGCTTTACAGATGGATCGGCTTTAGGCTTTGGTGCAGAAATCGGTATTTCAACACAAAAGCTACATGCAAGAGGTCCTATGGGACTACCAGCTTTAACTACGATTAAATATTGCATGACAGGTACTGGTCAAATTAGATAA
- a CDS encoding NADH:flavin oxidoreductase: MNHNKLFTSEKLGKLSLKNRFIVAPMTRITATDDGSATTTMRDYYERFAKGGFSAVITEGIYTDELYSQGYLNQPGLTNHNHIETWKNVTSSVHEYGTSIIAQLMHAGGQSQGNAYTDVTVAPSTIPPKGEQLGFYGGTGSFKTPKCLSLDEIKEIRHSFKKAACHAREAGFDGVEIHGANGYLLDQFLTDYLNEREDEYGGSLENRLNLLAEVIEDVRNEVGKNFTIGIRLSQIKVADPAYKWPEGEKSAKLIFSTLEKELDYIHVTEPDGTQPAFGDGTKSLAAAAKAYSSIPVIANGQLGDPDKASKLIEKQEADFVSLGTSALANPDYPNRLLNGKELNVFDFESTLLPLAYIKEHEIKEDIIRV, from the coding sequence ATGAACCACAACAAATTATTTACTTCAGAAAAACTCGGAAAGCTTTCACTAAAAAATCGGTTTATCGTCGCACCTATGACTCGCATTACCGCAACAGATGACGGAAGTGCCACCACGACTATGCGCGATTACTATGAACGTTTTGCGAAAGGAGGATTCAGTGCTGTTATCACTGAAGGCATCTATACAGATGAGCTTTACAGCCAGGGCTATTTAAATCAGCCTGGTTTAACCAACCATAATCACATTGAAACGTGGAAAAACGTAACTTCATCCGTGCATGAATACGGAACTTCGATCATTGCTCAGCTGATGCATGCTGGGGGCCAAAGTCAGGGAAATGCCTACACAGATGTTACAGTAGCTCCTTCAACTATCCCACCAAAAGGAGAGCAGCTTGGGTTTTATGGAGGAACAGGATCTTTCAAAACACCGAAGTGTCTTTCTTTAGATGAAATAAAGGAAATAAGGCACTCATTTAAAAAAGCAGCTTGTCATGCGAGAGAAGCAGGATTTGATGGTGTTGAAATTCATGGTGCAAACGGCTATTTGCTTGACCAATTTTTAACAGACTATTTAAATGAGCGTGAAGATGAATATGGTGGATCGCTTGAAAACCGACTTAATCTTTTAGCGGAAGTGATCGAAGATGTTCGAAATGAAGTTGGAAAGAACTTTACTATTGGCATTCGTTTATCTCAAATCAAAGTTGCTGACCCAGCCTATAAATGGCCTGAAGGAGAAAAATCAGCAAAGCTCATCTTTTCAACGTTAGAAAAAGAACTTGATTATATTCACGTAACTGAGCCTGATGGCACTCAACCTGCTTTTGGTGACGGTACTAAATCATTAGCTGCTGCTGCGAAAGCCTATAGCTCTATTCCTGTCATTGCCAATGGACAGCTGGGTGATCCTGATAAAGCAAGTAAGCTTATCGAAAAGCAAGAAGCTGATTTTGTTAGTCTTGGTACAAGCGCTCTCGCTAACCCTGATTACCCAAATCGCCTTTTAAACGGAAAAGAATTAAACGTGTTTGATTTTGAAAGTACTCTCCTTCCTCTTGCTTATATAAAAGAACATGAAATTAAAGAGGATATTATAAGAGTCTAA
- a CDS encoding DUF2252 family protein codes for MTSVSTEHIKNTRNYLRKQTLQMIIDQFDSTLMQLTKSERKTKYSKMSENPFSFFRGSAYLYYYDVTQIPFHYHTPDDKPTWLMGDLHFDNFSAFRNEDGENVFDVDDFDEGYLGSYLYDLLRMTVSVRLYAEDLGYSESDQSKLVSTYIKNYVKQLQAFENGEEEPVAFQFTDKNTKGPIKKRLKKLEDRSPTHSLNKQTHLNSDGERKFIRTGTKLNAIGEAEKTQVRKAWETYTNTLKDEIDESLRHYEIKDIVEKKGAGIGSTGLKRYLILVHGESAEDHLTDLILEIKEARTPIPAYFFPYDQAFWDTNKHEGLRVIKTQQAMHHKQDPHLGYVTIGDKEFYVREKSPYTKEIEPKHIKEFKDLNQTVKTMAQISAKIHARADSDIDHHYLTYHSETEILSVIDDWKNLRNEVDELATFYQKRVKKDYDIFIEWCKEKNYI; via the coding sequence ATGACATCCGTCTCAACAGAACATATTAAAAACACAAGAAACTATCTACGTAAACAAACGCTACAAATGATTATTGACCAATTTGATTCTACGTTAATGCAACTTACGAAATCTGAACGTAAAACGAAATATAGTAAGATGAGCGAAAATCCTTTTAGCTTCTTTCGTGGGAGCGCGTATTTGTATTATTATGATGTTACACAAATACCGTTTCATTACCATACACCAGATGATAAACCAACCTGGTTAATGGGAGATCTTCACTTTGACAACTTTAGTGCTTTTCGCAATGAAGATGGTGAGAATGTCTTTGATGTAGATGATTTTGATGAAGGCTATCTCGGTTCATATCTGTACGATTTACTTAGAATGACCGTTAGTGTTCGACTTTATGCGGAAGACTTAGGTTACTCAGAAAGCGACCAATCAAAGCTAGTCAGTACGTATATTAAGAATTATGTGAAACAACTTCAAGCGTTCGAAAATGGAGAGGAAGAGCCTGTTGCGTTTCAATTCACAGACAAAAACACTAAAGGACCAATCAAGAAACGCCTAAAAAAACTTGAAGATCGTTCTCCTACGCACTCACTGAATAAACAAACTCATCTTAACAGTGATGGCGAACGAAAATTCATCCGTACCGGTACTAAATTAAATGCAATTGGTGAAGCCGAAAAAACCCAAGTAAGAAAAGCATGGGAAACATACACCAATACATTGAAAGATGAGATTGACGAAAGCTTGAGACACTATGAAATAAAAGATATCGTTGAGAAAAAAGGAGCGGGTATTGGCTCTACCGGGCTAAAACGCTACCTTATCCTCGTTCACGGCGAAAGTGCTGAGGACCATTTAACTGATCTTATCCTTGAAATCAAGGAAGCTCGCACACCGATTCCAGCTTATTTCTTCCCATATGACCAGGCATTTTGGGATACAAATAAACATGAAGGTTTGAGGGTAATTAAAACGCAACAAGCCATGCACCATAAACAAGACCCTCACCTTGGTTATGTGACAATTGGCGATAAAGAATTCTATGTAAGAGAAAAATCGCCTTATACAAAGGAAATCGAGCCAAAACATATAAAAGAATTCAAAGATCTTAATCAAACCGTTAAGACGATGGCTCAAATTTCTGCAAAAATTCATGCTCGAGCGGATTCTGACATTGATCACCATTATTTAACCTACCATAGTGAAACGGAAATTCTTAGCGTGATTGATGACTGGAAAAACCTACGTAATGAAGTGGATGAATTGGCCACATTTTATCAAAAACGTGTAAAAAAAGACTATGATATTTTCATAGAATGGTGCAAAGAGAAAAACTATATTTAA
- a CDS encoding YitT family protein has protein sequence MRNKIIRWGFFFVGLAVLGLGIAMTIKGKTFGIGPWDVFHYGLFKQFGLTIGSWSIITGFIILAFTSLYTKAMPQLGAFLNMLLLGLFIDFFLYILPDPVTLLSQGIVFIVGIVVLGYGIGLYVTSGLGAGPRDGIMLLIVEKTGWRIDWVRNGIEIAVLFFGWLLGGPVGIGSIVIAFMLGKIIQFSMPQCKALLETVLTYQKPMSSNESA, from the coding sequence GTGCGAAATAAAATCATTCGGTGGGGATTTTTCTTCGTAGGTCTCGCCGTACTTGGTCTAGGCATCGCCATGACAATTAAAGGTAAAACATTTGGAATTGGTCCATGGGATGTCTTTCATTATGGATTATTTAAGCAATTTGGTTTAACGATTGGTAGCTGGTCTATCATTACTGGATTTATTATACTTGCATTCACATCACTGTACACAAAAGCAATGCCGCAATTAGGAGCTTTTTTAAATATGCTTTTGCTCGGTTTATTCATTGATTTCTTCTTATATATTCTCCCAGATCCAGTGACGCTGCTTTCTCAGGGAATTGTATTTATAGTTGGTATTGTTGTGCTCGGATATGGTATTGGTTTATATGTAACCTCTGGTCTTGGGGCAGGACCACGAGATGGAATTATGCTCTTGATTGTAGAAAAAACGGGCTGGCGCATCGATTGGGTAAGAAATGGGATTGAAATCGCTGTGTTGTTTTTTGGTTGGTTACTTGGAGGGCCTGTTGGGATTGGAAGCATTGTCATTGCTTTTATGCTCGGTAAAATAATACAATTTTCGATGCCTCAATGTAAAGCATTACTAGAAACTGTTTTAACTTATCAAAAGCCAATGTCCTCAAATGAATCTGCTTAA
- a CDS encoding peptidoglycan-binding protein translates to MVARKNIVRNVVTSTALAGMMFASPVVSEAALGDQTLSYGEKHGDVVELQDVLSAKGYFNYDESTGYYGSITEGAVKQFQKEHGLAVDGIAGPNTFSAMQSVNNGQAMRTLVQGDRGHQVQALQEELGGYYNYTVDGIYGPITEQAVRAFQADNGLSVDGIAGKNTWSVLNGGSAPAPKAPAKKEAANKEAVQTSTTSNSTPAKESNTESKSSQASGQEIQMEATAYTAFCTGCSGVTATGIDLRANPNQKVIAVDPDVIPLGSKVHVEGYGEAVAGDTGGAIQGNRVDLFMADRQDALDFGRKTVTVTVLD, encoded by the coding sequence ATGGTAGCTCGTAAAAACATTGTAAGAAACGTGGTTACATCCACAGCACTAGCTGGAATGATGTTTGCTAGTCCGGTAGTTTCAGAGGCGGCACTAGGAGATCAAACACTTTCTTATGGTGAAAAACACGGCGACGTTGTCGAGTTACAGGATGTACTGTCTGCCAAAGGGTATTTCAACTATGATGAATCTACAGGATACTACGGATCAATTACTGAAGGTGCTGTAAAGCAATTCCAAAAAGAACACGGTCTTGCAGTTGACGGCATCGCAGGTCCAAATACATTTTCAGCAATGCAAAGCGTAAATAATGGACAAGCTATGCGTACGCTCGTTCAAGGTGACCGCGGTCATCAAGTACAAGCGCTACAAGAAGAGCTTGGTGGTTACTATAACTATACAGTAGACGGAATTTATGGGCCGATCACTGAACAAGCTGTTCGTGCGTTCCAGGCTGATAACGGTCTATCAGTAGACGGTATTGCAGGTAAGAACACTTGGTCCGTATTAAACGGTGGTAGTGCTCCTGCTCCAAAAGCACCTGCTAAGAAAGAGGCTGCAAATAAGGAAGCAGTTCAAACATCTACTACTTCTAATTCCACGCCTGCTAAAGAATCAAACACTGAAAGTAAGTCATCACAGGCAAGTGGTCAAGAAATTCAAATGGAAGCAACAGCTTACACTGCATTCTGTACAGGATGCTCTGGTGTAACAGCTACTGGTATTGATTTGAGAGCTAATCCAAATCAAAAAGTAATTGCTGTTGACCCTGATGTTATTCCACTAGGTTCTAAAGTACATGTAGAAGGTTACGGAGAAGCAGTTGCTGGAGATACTGGCGGCGCAATCCAGGGTAACCGAGTTGATTTATTCATGGCTGATCGTCAAGATGCACTAGACTTTGGTCGTAAGACAGTTACTGTAACAGTACTTGACTAA
- a CDS encoding ATP-binding cassette domain-containing protein: MGFSGGERQRIALAHILIQETAVVLLDEPTVGLDPRTEQGLLSTIFQVLEKKTVVWVTHHLVGMKRMDHIAFMEDGEIVMEGKHDELLMSSDRYRRLYELDAPFQLKNSHVTEKMIG; this comes from the coding sequence ATGGGATTTTCAGGAGGAGAGCGTCAGCGCATTGCCCTTGCTCATATTCTTATACAAGAGACAGCTGTTGTTTTACTAGATGAACCAACAGTTGGGCTCGACCCACGAACAGAGCAAGGTTTGCTCTCTACGATCTTTCAAGTGCTTGAGAAGAAAACGGTCGTTTGGGTAACGCATCATCTTGTAGGGATGAAAAGAATGGACCATATTGCATTTATGGAAGATGGTGAAATCGTAATGGAAGGAAAGCATGATGAACTGCTAATGTCGAGCGACCGCTACAGAAGACTTTATGAATTAGATGCTCCTTTTCAATTAAAGAACTCTCATGTAACAGAAAAAATGATAGGTTAA
- a CDS encoding DMT family transporter: protein MYLYPLLVIIGASSYGVVSTIIKLAMGSGFTASEAVTSQFFIGFLIAVLIFLITNRQKLSFSGIKILIFAGVFTGLTNILYGQSLNFLPASLAVVLLFQFTWIGMLISSISKRQLPTRMEMLSLIILIGGTIPAAGLIDADLSNIPLQGWLWGLGAALCYSLFLYFNGKANAKMNTSNRLVIVSFFAFLMSAVFQSPEIIWNGTLLAEGLWVYGIALGLFGMIIPVFLFSIAIPKVGLGKSSILSAIELPIAVMVSVILLSETVSVLQVAGIVIIIIGMTLPTLFSENISLTRKKIVEQQ from the coding sequence ATGTATTTATATCCGTTGCTAGTCATTATCGGGGCTAGCAGTTACGGTGTTGTTTCAACCATCATTAAATTAGCAATGGGTAGTGGCTTTACAGCATCTGAAGCTGTTACGAGTCAATTCTTTATCGGCTTTTTGATTGCCGTGCTGATCTTTCTCATCACTAACCGACAAAAGCTAAGTTTCTCTGGAATTAAAATCCTAATTTTCGCCGGGGTTTTTACAGGCTTAACGAATATTCTCTATGGACAATCATTAAATTTTTTACCAGCATCCCTCGCTGTCGTCTTGCTCTTTCAATTCACATGGATTGGCATGCTGATCTCAAGTATTTCAAAACGCCAGCTTCCAACCCGGATGGAGATGCTTTCACTTATTATCTTAATTGGTGGAACGATTCCTGCTGCAGGACTCATTGATGCTGACTTATCAAATATCCCTTTGCAAGGCTGGTTATGGGGGCTTGGAGCAGCACTTTGTTATTCACTCTTCCTCTATTTCAATGGGAAAGCAAACGCCAAAATGAATACATCAAACCGATTAGTCATCGTGTCGTTTTTTGCGTTTTTGATGTCAGCGGTTTTTCAATCTCCAGAAATTATTTGGAATGGTACATTGCTCGCAGAAGGACTTTGGGTCTACGGAATTGCACTTGGCTTATTTGGAATGATCATTCCTGTTTTTCTATTTTCCATCGCGATTCCAAAGGTGGGCCTTGGAAAATCCTCCATCCTTAGTGCGATTGAACTTCCGATCGCTGTCATGGTTTCCGTCATCTTATTAAGTGAAACAGTATCCGTTCTGCAAGTCGCAGGTATTGTAATCATTATCATCGGAATGACGCTGCCAACTCTTTTCAGCGAAAACATAAGCCTCACACGGAAAAAAATAGTTGAACAACAATAG